From a single Collibacillus ludicampi genomic region:
- a CDS encoding bifunctional transcriptional activator/DNA repair enzyme AdaA: MKNKTQQEHENIQMVPQNANEVVTGEESITDEMWQAIVNNDSSYDDKFFYAVKTTGIFCRPSCKSRPPKIENVRIFQNVQQALSENFRPCKRCKPTGQRLPDEEWVDQITQFIDTNYGETLTLETLADMCHGSPYHLHRTFKRIKGITPAEYIQQTRISKAIQYLTTSDKTITEISLAVGIPNTAYFITLFKKKTGHTPTDYRRLNRNKITMEC, encoded by the coding sequence ATGAAGAATAAAACACAGCAAGAACATGAGAATATTCAAATGGTACCTCAGAACGCTAATGAAGTAGTTACGGGTGAGGAAAGTATTACAGACGAAATGTGGCAAGCGATCGTGAACAACGATTCGTCCTACGATGATAAATTTTTTTACGCCGTAAAGACGACAGGTATTTTTTGCCGTCCTTCTTGTAAATCCAGGCCTCCCAAAATTGAAAATGTACGCATCTTTCAAAATGTACAGCAGGCCCTATCGGAAAATTTTCGCCCATGCAAACGATGCAAACCGACCGGACAACGGTTGCCGGATGAAGAATGGGTGGACCAAATCACACAATTCATTGACACGAATTACGGTGAAACTTTAACGCTGGAAACATTGGCAGACATGTGTCATGGCAGTCCCTATCATTTGCATCGTACGTTTAAACGGATCAAAGGGATAACCCCGGCCGAATATATCCAGCAAACGAGAATTTCCAAAGCCATTCAGTATCTTACCACTTCGGATAAAACCATTACAGAAATTTCTCTGGCAGTAGGCATTCCCAATACAGCTTACTTTATAACCTTGTTTAAGAAGAAAACGGGTCATACGCCGACAGATTATCGCCGATTAAATCGCAATAAAATAACCATGGAGTGTTAG
- a CDS encoding heavy metal translocating P-type ATPase, which yields MDDISAVQKQYRLTGLTUADCAAKLERHVQAVPGVKEAKLNFAAAKLTIVGAISDDELQREIKKVENVTIHPVGAPESTVNKSFWESNRKSITASVSLITSLIGLMFQENSVSAKTFLLISMVAGGYSVAIKGIRNLLRLNFDMNVLMSVAIVGALFIGQWKEAAVVAFLFSVSEMLESYSMEKARQSIRSLMDIAPKEATVIRNGKEYKIPVEELIVGDVVLVKPGEKIAIDGEIIDGTSSINEAAITGESMPVGKNIGDAVYAGSLNQQGAIQVRVNKLVEDTTIAKIVHLVEEAQNERAPSQAFVDTFAKYYTPIVMALAVAVTVIPPLSGGDWNRWVYEGLALLVVACPCALIVSTPVAIVSAIGSAAKNGVLIKGGVFLEEAGNLKAIAFDKTGTLTKGEPAVTDIETVSRKNQLDILEIAARLEKLSEHPLAKAIVHKAEENNMSPHPAEGFAAITGKGASGRIGGETYYIGNPRLFEELHGDLSLIEERISSLQEQGKTVMILGTKEKILGLIAVADQVREQSVEAVRELKNAGIEKTIMLTGDNNKTAATIAKRVGVDEYHAELLPQNKLEKIKQLRDKYGKVAMIGDGMNDAPALASATVGIAMGGVSTDIALETADIALMSDDLSKLPFTIRLGRSAVRVIKQNISFALITKLMAVLLVFPGWLTLWLAILADMGATILVTLNGLRLLKIR from the coding sequence ATGGATGACATCTCGGCGGTTCAAAAACAATACCGATTAACAGGATTGACCTGAGCGGATTGTGCCGCGAAATTGGAGCGGCATGTCCAGGCGGTGCCTGGCGTAAAAGAGGCAAAATTGAATTTTGCAGCAGCAAAACTGACGATTGTCGGGGCAATCTCTGACGATGAATTGCAAAGAGAAATCAAGAAAGTGGAGAACGTCACCATTCATCCGGTGGGGGCTCCTGAATCCACGGTGAACAAGTCCTTTTGGGAATCCAATCGCAAGTCGATTACGGCGAGCGTATCTCTCATTACCTCGCTCATCGGTTTGATGTTTCAAGAGAACAGTGTTTCGGCCAAAACCTTCTTGCTCATTTCAATGGTTGCCGGTGGATATTCCGTCGCGATCAAAGGGATTCGGAATCTGCTTCGGTTGAACTTTGATATGAATGTCCTTATGAGCGTAGCGATCGTGGGGGCGTTGTTCATCGGGCAATGGAAAGAAGCGGCGGTCGTGGCGTTTCTTTTCTCTGTTAGCGAGATGCTTGAATCCTATTCCATGGAGAAAGCCCGGCAATCGATTCGCTCCTTGATGGACATCGCGCCAAAAGAGGCGACCGTCATTCGTAACGGAAAAGAATACAAAATTCCTGTCGAGGAGCTGATCGTAGGCGATGTCGTTTTGGTTAAACCCGGAGAGAAGATCGCGATTGATGGGGAAATCATTGACGGAACATCGTCGATCAATGAAGCGGCGATCACCGGTGAATCCATGCCGGTTGGAAAAAACATCGGCGACGCGGTTTACGCGGGAAGCCTCAACCAACAGGGCGCGATTCAAGTCCGCGTCAACAAATTGGTCGAAGATACTACGATTGCGAAAATCGTTCACTTGGTGGAAGAAGCACAAAACGAAAGAGCGCCTTCTCAAGCGTTCGTAGATACATTCGCCAAATATTATACGCCGATTGTCATGGCGTTGGCGGTCGCCGTTACGGTAATTCCTCCACTTTCAGGAGGTGATTGGAACCGTTGGGTTTACGAAGGATTAGCTCTCCTGGTTGTTGCGTGCCCTTGCGCGCTGATCGTTTCGACACCGGTGGCGATCGTGTCCGCGATCGGTTCTGCTGCGAAAAACGGTGTTTTGATTAAAGGCGGCGTGTTTTTGGAGGAGGCGGGCAACCTGAAAGCTATCGCATTCGATAAAACCGGAACGCTAACCAAAGGTGAACCGGCCGTCACAGATATCGAAACAGTGAGCAGAAAGAACCAGCTCGATATTCTAGAAATAGCAGCGAGACTGGAGAAATTGTCCGAACATCCGTTGGCAAAAGCGATCGTGCATAAAGCGGAAGAAAACAACATGTCTCCGCATCCGGCAGAAGGTTTCGCGGCAATCACGGGGAAAGGCGCTTCGGGAAGAATTGGAGGGGAAACGTACTATATCGGAAATCCTCGTCTGTTTGAAGAGCTTCACGGGGATCTCTCCTTGATTGAAGAGCGGATCTCGTCGCTGCAAGAGCAGGGTAAGACTGTTATGATCCTAGGAACTAAAGAAAAGATTCTCGGCTTGATCGCGGTTGCGGATCAAGTCAGGGAGCAAAGCGTCGAAGCTGTTCGTGAATTAAAAAACGCGGGTATCGAAAAAACCATTATGCTCACCGGCGATAACAACAAAACGGCAGCTACGATTGCCAAGCGGGTTGGCGTTGACGAATATCATGCTGAATTGTTACCGCAAAACAAATTGGAGAAAATCAAGCAGCTGCGCGACAAATATGGAAAAGTTGCGATGATTGGGGATGGGATGAATGATGCTCCGGCACTTGCTTCCGCGACGGTAGGGATCGCAATGGGAGGCGTGAGTACGGATATCGCCTTGGAAACCGCGGATATCGCGTTAATGTCAGACGATCTGTCCAAACTTCCTTTTACCATTCGCCTCGGCCGCAGTGCAGTGCGCGTCATAAAACAAAACATCTCGTTTGCATTAATCACGAAGTTAATGGCTGTCCTTTTGGTTTTTCCGGGATGGCTTACACTCTGGTTGGCAATCCTCGCTGATATGGGTGCGACCATACTGGTTACGTTGAATGGGTTACGGTTATTAAAAATTCGATAA
- a CDS encoding class I SAM-dependent methyltransferase produces MFRIQAELLNRLSFFNKFFHSPRTIGSITPSSIFLAKEMVKCVDWKNTDVVVELGAGTGIFTRQIHGLKKPDCSVVIFELDHQMRRRLQEQYPSFHYYADAQYMSRALEEFGIPQVDCIVSGLPFTTFHKGLRDKILDGVIHSLKPGGWFITFQYSLHMKKELIQRFKKVDISFVPFNVPPAFVYRCQKE; encoded by the coding sequence ATGTTTAGGATACAGGCTGAACTGTTGAACAGATTATCATTTTTTAATAAGTTTTTCCATTCTCCTAGAACCATTGGGAGCATCACTCCCAGTTCCATCTTTCTAGCTAAAGAGATGGTTAAATGTGTGGATTGGAAAAATACCGATGTTGTTGTAGAGTTGGGGGCCGGTACAGGTATCTTTACCCGCCAAATTCATGGGTTGAAAAAACCGGATTGCTCCGTGGTCATTTTTGAATTGGATCACCAGATGAGAAGGCGTCTCCAAGAACAATACCCAAGTTTTCATTACTATGCAGACGCCCAATATATGTCTCGTGCTCTGGAAGAGTTCGGTATTCCCCAAGTCGATTGTATTGTGTCAGGGTTGCCCTTCACAACATTTCATAAAGGTTTACGGGACAAGATCCTCGATGGTGTTATTCATTCGTTAAAACCCGGTGGATGGTTTATCACGTTTCAATATTCCCTTCACATGAAGAAAGAGCTTATCCAGCGATTTAAAAAGGTCGATATTTCGTTTGTTCCCTTCAATGTTCCCCCGGCGTTTGTATATCGTTGCCAAAAGGAGTAA
- a CDS encoding polysaccharide deacetylase family protein, producing MKGFLLWGLLIFFMVYAIIPRFIMFTFGFGAFKKGRARNEIAFTFDDGPDPIYTPRLLDLLKKYQVKATFFVLGSKAEKHPELILRMHHEGHLIGIHNYVHKSNWLMAPWEVNRQINRSANIIEGITGIRPTYYRPPWGLPNLFDMVLRKQFQIVLWSLMVGDWKSRGGKEKIKKRLLHRITGGSVIVLHDCGETFGADLDAPVHMIEALEDVLREVRMQGYTCVRIDELIQIDQELSARPFRNDVSGTVSH from the coding sequence GTGAAAGGCTTTTTACTTTGGGGACTCTTGATCTTCTTTATGGTGTATGCGATCATCCCCAGATTCATCATGTTTACCTTTGGTTTCGGCGCATTTAAAAAAGGGCGTGCACGAAATGAAATAGCTTTTACTTTTGATGATGGTCCCGATCCAATATACACGCCTCGTCTACTTGATCTCTTAAAAAAGTATCAGGTCAAAGCTACTTTTTTTGTACTAGGCTCGAAAGCGGAAAAACATCCAGAGTTGATTCTTCGCATGCATCATGAAGGCCATTTGATCGGAATTCATAATTATGTCCATAAGTCCAATTGGTTGATGGCACCTTGGGAGGTAAACCGCCAAATTAACCGTTCAGCCAATATAATAGAAGGAATTACGGGGATCAGGCCTACTTATTATCGTCCTCCCTGGGGATTGCCGAATCTTTTTGATATGGTGTTAAGAAAACAATTCCAAATTGTTCTATGGTCACTAATGGTCGGTGATTGGAAGAGCCGGGGAGGAAAAGAAAAGATCAAAAAAAGATTACTTCATCGCATAACTGGCGGTAGTGTAATTGTTTTGCATGATTGCGGTGAAACATTCGGGGCGGATTTAGATGCGCCTGTACATATGATTGAGGCCTTAGAAGATGTTCTTAGGGAAGTACGTATGCAAGGATATACATGTGTACGAATTGATGAGCTGATACAAATCGATCAAGAACTGTCAGCGAGACCATTTCGTAATGATGTTTCAGGCACTGTTTCTCATTAA
- a CDS encoding DsbA family oxidoreductase, with translation MSLKIRVYSDYVUPYCFIAEAPLEEAIKGKDVEIEWMPFELRPYPIPTLRPEGDYLQNAWRKNVYPTAERFGVKIVLPRVSPQPYTHLAFEGFQFAKEQGKANAYNHRIMQAFFQEEKDIGKIDVLTELAIEVGLNGDEFRKALETRKYKEAHQKALQHAYEEAKITAVPTFIIGDRVLPGLYSQETLEQVIDGEIEKQKKTFVEGMVCGIDGCD, from the coding sequence ATGAGTTTGAAAATTCGTGTTTATTCTGATTATGTTTGACCCTATTGCTTTATAGCGGAGGCTCCGCTTGAAGAAGCGATTAAGGGTAAAGATGTAGAAATCGAATGGATGCCTTTTGAATTACGTCCATATCCCATTCCAACTTTAAGACCTGAAGGGGATTATCTACAAAACGCTTGGAGAAAAAACGTTTACCCTACAGCAGAACGTTTTGGAGTAAAAATAGTATTGCCGAGAGTTTCACCCCAACCATACACGCACTTGGCTTTTGAAGGATTTCAGTTTGCAAAAGAACAGGGAAAAGCAAATGCTTATAATCATCGAATAATGCAGGCATTTTTTCAAGAAGAGAAGGATATCGGAAAGATAGATGTTCTTACTGAACTTGCAATAGAAGTTGGGCTAAACGGAGACGAATTTAGAAAAGCATTGGAAACTCGGAAATACAAAGAAGCTCATCAGAAAGCATTACAACACGCCTATGAGGAAGCAAAAATTACGGCTGTTCCTACTTTTATAATTGGCGATCGAGTATTACCTGGTTTATACAGCCAGGAGACATTAGAACAAGTAATTGATGGGGAGATTGAAAAGCAAAAGAAAACCTTTGTTGAAGGCATGGTTTGTGGTATCGATGGATGTGATTAG
- a CDS encoding APC family permease encodes MEENLKRVLRTPEVLFIGINGVVGGGIFLLPGQVAGLAGSKALWAYLVAGIIAILIGLVFAEASSMFTRTGGSYVYAEEAMGKAVGFTVGWMGWLTFVVGWAALSNGLVSYLAALVHGIAPYKNLIIIVVIALLCLLNSLGVRKGSWTILFFSVVKLIPLTLLIIIGLVHFVAANAHTGNVAVAHDFGKAVLVLIFAYGGFEMATIPAGEMVNPRKSVAIGIIGTLIGVTIFYMLIQLAASWLDPTLSKSTAPLADAGKAMFIGGSTVMTIGAVLSIFGTKSGIALSSPRILYALSFNRTLPSVFAKVWPRFRTPVVAIWTTGYNRNFHTPNSSQRGSTLVRVLHGLPVRTHTAFPAEGCESIVQVSVWHSHSACRCSALHLASDARSWQSALGSAHRSCSGPHPVCTRQGYTEAGRISRNDCPPQRLQGIGGICAPDFNFFTSPDT; translated from the coding sequence ATGGAAGAGAACCTTAAGCGCGTTCTCCGCACACCAGAGGTGCTGTTCATTGGCATCAACGGTGTGGTTGGAGGTGGCATTTTCCTGTTGCCTGGTCAGGTCGCTGGACTGGCTGGTTCAAAGGCCTTGTGGGCCTATCTGGTGGCTGGAATCATCGCCATCCTCATCGGCTTGGTATTCGCCGAGGCTAGCAGTATGTTTACCCGAACGGGCGGCTCGTACGTATATGCGGAAGAAGCCATGGGAAAGGCAGTGGGGTTTACGGTCGGCTGGATGGGCTGGCTAACCTTTGTGGTCGGCTGGGCTGCACTGTCGAACGGTTTGGTCAGTTATCTGGCGGCGCTCGTCCATGGCATTGCTCCGTACAAGAATCTCATCATCATTGTGGTCATTGCGCTTCTCTGTTTGTTAAATTCTTTGGGGGTTCGGAAGGGATCTTGGACGATCCTCTTCTTCTCGGTAGTGAAGCTCATCCCATTGACGCTGCTTATCATCATCGGGCTTGTACACTTCGTGGCAGCGAACGCACATACGGGTAATGTCGCGGTGGCCCACGACTTCGGCAAAGCAGTACTCGTGCTCATCTTTGCCTATGGCGGATTTGAGATGGCAACGATACCGGCAGGTGAAATGGTCAATCCACGTAAGTCTGTGGCCATCGGTATCATTGGTACTCTAATTGGCGTGACGATCTTCTACATGCTGATTCAATTGGCTGCCTCATGGCTTGATCCCACCTTGTCCAAGTCGACAGCTCCGTTAGCGGATGCTGGGAAGGCTATGTTCATTGGCGGCTCTACGGTCATGACCATCGGTGCGGTGTTGTCCATCTTTGGGACCAAGAGCGGTATTGCTTTATCTTCTCCGCGCATCCTTTACGCGTTATCCTTCAATCGCACATTGCCAAGCGTTTTCGCGAAGGTATGGCCGCGATTCCGGACGCCGGTGGTAGCCATTTGGACGACAGGATACAACAGGAACTTTCACACACCTAATTCTTCTCAACGTGGCAGCACGCTTGTACGAGTACTTCATGGTCTGCCTGTCCGTACTCATACTGCGTTTCCGGCTGAAGGATGTGAATCGATCGTTCAAGTTTCCGTTTGGCATTCTCATTCCGCTTGTCGCTGCAGTGCTTTGCATCTGGCTTCTGACGCGAGAAGCTGGCAATCAGCTCTTGGCAGCGCTCATCGCTCTTGTAGTGGGCCTCATCCTGTATGCACTCGGCAGGGCTACACAGAGGCAGGAAGGATAAGCAGGAACGATTGTCCACCCCAACGTTTGCAAGGGATCGGGGGTATTTGTGCCCCCGACTTCAATTTTTTCACCTCCCCTGACACTTGA
- the modB gene encoding molybdate ABC transporter permease subunit: MINQDFWLPVLLSVKVTIIASILSFVVGLIAAWWVARRQFKGKAILETIFMLPLVLPPTVVGFGLLVFMGKESLIGRLIEWVFHQSVVFTWWSAVIAAGVVGFPLVYQTLKTGFESIDRELEDAARSMGANEWQVFRYVTLPLAWRFILSGYIFGFTRGIGEFGATLMFAGDIPGKTETIPTAIYMAVESGNMDLAVYWVGSIVALSLVLLSLIQKLQRDV, translated from the coding sequence ATGATAAATCAGGATTTTTGGCTTCCGGTTCTCCTGTCCGTCAAAGTAACCATTATTGCGAGCATACTCTCATTTGTCGTTGGCCTGATTGCGGCTTGGTGGGTGGCCCGCCGTCAATTTAAAGGGAAGGCGATCCTGGAAACGATTTTCATGTTGCCTCTCGTTCTTCCCCCGACTGTTGTAGGTTTCGGGCTTTTGGTTTTCATGGGCAAGGAAAGCCTGATCGGAAGGCTGATCGAATGGGTGTTTCATCAGTCTGTCGTGTTTACTTGGTGGTCAGCCGTAATTGCCGCGGGTGTGGTCGGATTTCCACTTGTCTATCAGACATTGAAAACGGGGTTTGAGTCGATCGACAGAGAATTGGAAGATGCTGCCCGGTCGATGGGAGCTAACGAGTGGCAGGTGTTTCGGTATGTAACCCTTCCGCTTGCGTGGCGGTTCATTTTATCTGGATACATATTCGGATTCACGCGGGGCATCGGCGAATTTGGCGCGACCTTGATGTTCGCTGGAGACATTCCGGGGAAGACCGAGACGATCCCGACAGCGATCTATATGGCCGTGGAATCGGGCAATATGGATTTGGCCGTTTACTGGGTAGGATCAATCGTGGCTTTGTCACTTGTTTTGTTGAGTTTGATTCAGAAACTGCAGCGGGATGTGTAA
- the modA gene encoding molybdate ABC transporter substrate-binding protein: protein MSRYFRFVAVLVMIPLALSVIGCANRSSSLTQQNGTKNSSQAVELYILAAASLSDALKEAQRVYESSRPGVKLVFSFGASGTLQHQIEQGAPADLFLSAGTKEMDDLVEKGIIDSENRSDLLGNELVLIVPKTSHVELKSIRDLTKSEIKKIAIGKPETVPAGSYAKQSLSYNGIWDFVQSKLVFAKDVRQVLAYVETGNVDAGIVYKTDATSSDRVSIAAIAEPNSHKPIVYPLGLIKNSKHSTQARDLYDWLQGPEAKAIFTKYGFEMISQKLPSAKKP from the coding sequence ATGAGCCGGTACTTTCGTTTTGTCGCCGTCCTAGTGATGATCCCGCTGGCGCTTTCAGTCATCGGGTGCGCAAACAGGTCAAGTTCATTGACACAGCAGAACGGCACTAAAAATTCATCGCAAGCTGTCGAACTGTACATATTGGCTGCCGCGAGTCTGTCAGATGCGTTGAAGGAAGCGCAAAGGGTATACGAATCTTCCCGTCCGGGAGTCAAACTGGTTTTCAGCTTTGGCGCTTCCGGAACGTTACAACACCAGATTGAACAAGGTGCTCCCGCCGACCTGTTTCTTTCTGCCGGAACCAAGGAAATGGACGACTTGGTGGAAAAAGGCATCATCGACTCTGAAAACCGGTCGGATCTCCTGGGAAATGAATTGGTTCTCATCGTTCCGAAAACATCTCATGTTGAATTGAAAAGTATCAGGGATCTGACTAAGTCCGAAATAAAAAAAATCGCGATCGGCAAACCGGAAACCGTGCCGGCCGGTTCCTATGCGAAACAGTCGCTCTCATACAACGGGATATGGGATTTTGTTCAATCAAAACTCGTGTTCGCGAAGGACGTGCGGCAAGTACTCGCCTATGTGGAAACGGGAAATGTTGATGCGGGGATCGTGTATAAAACGGATGCGACGTCGTCCGATCGAGTGTCTATTGCGGCTATAGCTGAACCAAACAGCCATAAACCGATCGTCTATCCCCTCGGTCTTATTAAGAACAGCAAACATTCAACACAAGCCCGCGATCTGTATGACTGGCTGCAAGGACCGGAAGCAAAGGCAATCTTCACGAAGTACGGCTTTGAAATGATATCCCAAAAGTTACCCTCCGCGAAAAAACCATGA
- the moaA gene encoding GTP 3',8-cyclase MoaA, which produces MKKNITDVLGRPLRDLRISVTDRCNFRCRYCMPEEIFSQDYPFLQSSQMLSFEEIVRLARIFASMGVTKIRITGGEPLLRKDLPKLIRMLRSIRQIQDISLTTNGVLLNRQAHLLKDAGLERINVSLDTLNDETFSRLNSRKYQVKHVLAGIEAASQAGLQVKINMVVLKGINDGEIVSFARYFRGSGHIVRFIEYMDVGNNNGWDMNQVVSKEEIVSQIHAEIPVQQIEPNYFGEVASRYRYLGSNEEFGVISSITAPFCSSCTRARLSSDGHLYTCLFASKGYNLLALLRSGASDQEIGQYIEDIWQHRRDRYSEERSFQRKQKNEKIEMFYIGG; this is translated from the coding sequence ATGAAAAAAAATATAACGGATGTGCTCGGACGACCGCTTAGAGATTTACGAATTTCGGTAACGGATCGTTGCAACTTTCGTTGCAGATACTGTATGCCGGAAGAGATTTTCAGCCAAGACTATCCATTTTTGCAATCGAGCCAGATGCTCAGTTTTGAAGAAATCGTCCGATTGGCGCGCATTTTTGCGTCCATGGGCGTGACAAAAATTCGTATTACAGGCGGCGAGCCGCTTTTGAGAAAAGACCTCCCGAAACTGATTCGCATGCTGAGATCTATCCGCCAGATTCAAGACATTTCCTTAACCACCAATGGGGTTCTCTTAAATAGACAAGCCCATCTGCTCAAAGATGCAGGTTTGGAGCGGATCAATGTAAGTCTGGATACACTTAACGACGAAACATTCTCCCGTTTGAACTCGCGTAAATACCAGGTCAAACACGTACTTGCAGGAATTGAAGCAGCCTCCCAAGCGGGACTCCAAGTAAAAATTAATATGGTCGTACTTAAAGGAATCAATGATGGCGAGATCGTATCATTTGCCCGGTATTTCCGAGGCAGCGGGCATATTGTACGCTTTATTGAATACATGGATGTTGGCAACAACAATGGCTGGGATATGAATCAAGTGGTCTCCAAAGAAGAAATTGTCAGCCAAATTCATGCTGAAATACCCGTCCAACAGATCGAACCCAACTATTTTGGAGAAGTGGCATCCCGATATCGTTACTTGGGCTCAAATGAGGAATTCGGTGTGATTTCTTCTATCACTGCTCCATTTTGTTCTTCTTGCACTCGTGCTCGTTTATCTTCAGATGGGCACTTATATACTTGTTTATTTGCTTCAAAAGGCTATAACCTTCTTGCTCTTCTTCGTTCTGGAGCCTCTGATCAGGAAATTGGGCAGTACATCGAGGACATTTGGCAGCATCGGAGAGATCGTTATTCAGAAGAGCGTTCATTTCAAAGAAAGCAAAAAAACGAGAAGATTGAAATGTTTTATATCGGTGGTTGA
- the moaD gene encoding molybdopterin converting factor subunit 1, producing the protein MERKLKILCFAELGEKIGKCVEISMETEITVSGLIERLIKMYPEYQHSIQSCMIAVNQKYVKVDTVIRSDDQVALIPPVSGG; encoded by the coding sequence ATGGAAAGAAAGTTAAAGATCCTCTGTTTTGCCGAGTTGGGTGAAAAGATTGGCAAGTGTGTGGAGATTTCTATGGAAACTGAAATAACAGTATCCGGGCTGATTGAACGGTTGATCAAGATGTATCCCGAATATCAACATTCGATTCAATCGTGCATGATTGCGGTAAATCAAAAGTATGTAAAAGTAGACACAGTGATCCGAAGTGATGATCAGGTTGCATTGATTCCACCGGTCAGCGGCGGATAA
- a CDS encoding molybdenum cofactor biosynthesis protein MoaE, with the protein MINFAITHEVIDVQHLIESVKDRNCGAVCTFMGTVRELTDGKKTLYLEYETYQEMAEKMLEEIGNEVLEKFQCSKIAMVHRVGRLDIEEVAVAIAVSAPHRKASFEGCRYAIDRIKEFVPIWKKEYGEDGANWVGCNCLRKEG; encoded by the coding sequence TTGATAAATTTTGCTATCACACATGAGGTAATCGATGTCCAGCACCTGATCGAATCGGTAAAAGATCGTAATTGCGGAGCCGTTTGTACCTTTATGGGGACGGTGCGCGAGCTGACCGATGGAAAGAAAACCTTATATTTGGAATATGAAACATATCAAGAAATGGCCGAGAAGATGTTGGAAGAAATCGGAAACGAAGTGCTGGAAAAATTCCAGTGCTCAAAGATAGCAATGGTTCATCGGGTCGGTCGTCTGGATATCGAAGAGGTGGCTGTAGCCATTGCTGTGTCTGCCCCTCATCGTAAAGCTTCTTTCGAGGGTTGCCGTTACGCAATAGACCGGATTAAAGAGTTTGTTCCGATCTGGAAGAAGGAATACGGAGAAGATGGGGCCAATTGGGTTGGATGCAATTGCTTAAGAAAAGAAGGGTGA
- a CDS encoding dihydrolipoamide acetyltransferase family protein: MTTEIVLPKMGLTMEEAEMLAWEKKVGDYVEKHEVILTIQTDKAALEVEAPVDGILQDILVKEGEVVPVGTVLGYISDTKEQDEPVNMFQNIDFPVEEPYRIRISPAARKLARENGIEIEGLRGSGPRGRILLMDVQEAIAEKSLKERKIEIDTIKTKLPVKTTKARGKGKHVPLTRMRKIIAERMTQSFMMVPQFQLKKQVDVTAILQVRNLLVSSFEESIGVRLSINDFLIQAVALTLKKHPSVNASYIDSDTQPYIYEHDDINVGLAVAVDDGLVVPVIHNADQMSLAEIAKKRVELIEKAKKGILKPEEMSHGTFTISNLASFEIDEFVAIVNPPEAGILAVGQVREQPVVVDNRVEIKPVLILNASFDHRIIDGADGSKFISDLVQHLQSDRWKIF; encoded by the coding sequence ATGACTACGGAAATAGTACTCCCGAAAATGGGGTTAACCATGGAGGAGGCAGAAATGCTGGCATGGGAAAAAAAAGTTGGTGATTATGTAGAAAAACATGAAGTCATACTTACGATTCAAACGGATAAAGCCGCCCTAGAAGTCGAGGCGCCCGTCGACGGAATTCTTCAAGATATACTTGTCAAAGAGGGAGAAGTTGTACCCGTTGGTACAGTATTGGGTTATATCTCAGATACAAAGGAACAAGATGAACCGGTAAACATGTTTCAAAATATAGATTTTCCTGTTGAAGAACCATACAGAATTAGAATATCTCCAGCAGCAAGAAAATTAGCACGAGAAAACGGAATAGAAATAGAAGGATTAAGAGGTTCCGGACCTAGGGGCAGGATCCTATTGATGGATGTACAAGAAGCCATCGCAGAAAAATCTCTGAAGGAACGAAAAATAGAAATTGATACAATAAAAACCAAATTACCAGTGAAAACGACAAAAGCTAGAGGAAAAGGAAAACATGTACCTCTTACCCGAATGAGAAAAATTATTGCTGAACGAATGACGCAAAGTTTTATGATGGTTCCCCAGTTTCAACTAAAGAAACAAGTGGATGTCACAGCAATCCTACAAGTTCGTAACCTATTGGTTTCAAGTTTCGAAGAATCTATAGGAGTCCGGTTGTCAATTAACGATTTTCTTATTCAAGCCGTCGCATTGACATTAAAAAAACATCCTAGCGTGAATGCCTCATACATTGATTCCGATACCCAACCATACATTTATGAACATGACGATATCAATGTAGGACTAGCGGTAGCGGTAGATGATGGACTGGTAGTACCAGTGATTCATAATGCCGATCAAATGTCATTGGCGGAGATTGCAAAAAAACGTGTTGAATTAATTGAAAAAGCAAAAAAAGGCATCTTAAAGCCCGAAGAAATGAGTCATGGTACTTTCACAATTTCAAATCTAGCATCATTTGAAATTGATGAATTTGTAGCGATTGTAAATCCCCCTGAAGCGGGTATCTTAGCTGTAGGACAGGTTCGGGAACAACCGGTTGTCGTAGATAATAGAGTAGAAATAAAACCCGTCCTCATTCTGAATGCTTCTTTTGACCACCGAATCATAGATGGAGCAGATGGATCCAAATTCATAAGCGATCTGGTTCAACATCTACAATCGGATCGTTGGAAGATTTTTTAG